From the Calonectris borealis chromosome 4, bCalBor7.hap1.2, whole genome shotgun sequence genome, one window contains:
- the PPM1K gene encoding protein phosphatase Mn(2+)-dependent 1K, with protein MSTATLINLVRNGGYQVRRRAVLTSRLLQDEKRLTAACYSSTSERRASRFDPDGSGRPTTWDTFGIWDNRIDEPILLPPSIKYGKPIPKVSLANVGCASHIGKRKENEDRFNYAQLTEDVLYFAVYDGHGGAAAADFCDKYMEKYIKEFLAEEQNLENVLNKAFLEINKAYERHAHLSADATLMNSGTTATVALLRDGIELVVASVGDSRALLCRKGKAMKLTIDHTPERKEEKERIRKCGGFVAWNSLGQPHVNGRLAMTRSIGDLDLKNRGVIAQPETKRVQLHHADDSFLVLTTDGINFIVNSQEICDFINQCHDPAEAAHVVTEQAMQFGTEDNSTVVIVPFGAWGKYKNGEINFSFSRSFASSGRWA; from the exons ATGTCAACAGCTACTTTAATTAATTTGGTACGAAACGGAGGGTATCAAGTAAGAAGGAGAGCCGTGCTGACGTCCCGCCTCTTGCAAGACGAGAAGCGTCTGACTGCCGCGTGCTACAGCTCCACCTCTGAGCGCCGTGCTTCCCGCTTCGATCCAGATGGGAGCGGGCGACCTACGACATGGGACACCTTTGGCATCTGGGACAATCGCATTGACGAACCTATTCTCCTCCCACCAAGCATAAAGTATGGGAAGCCAATTCCAAAAGTCAGCCTGGCCAACGTGGGCTGCGCTAGCCATATCGGGAAGCGTAAGGAAAATGAAGACCGGTTTAATTATGCTCAGCTGACGGAGGATGTCCTATACTTTGCAGTATACGATGGACATggcggggcagcagcagcagacttcTGTGATAAGTACATGGAAAAATATATTAA AGAATTTCTTGCTGAGGAGCAGAACTTGGAAAATGTTTTGAACAAAGCTTTTCTAGAAATAAACAAAGCATATGAAAGGCACGCTCATCTGTCTGCTGATG CAACTCTGATGAACTCTGGGACCACTGCAACAGTGGCTCTGCTCCGGGACGGCATTGAGCTGGTTGTGGCAAGTGTGGGAGACAGTCGTGCTCTGCTATGTCGAAAGGGAAAGGCCATGAAACTCACCATTGACCATACTccagaaaggaaggaggagaaggaaag GATTAGGAAATGCGGTGGCTTCGTTGCCTGGAACAGTTTGGGACAACCTCATGTGAATGGTAGACTTGCAATGACACGGAGCATAGGAGATTTGGATCTTAAAAACCGTGGTGTGATAGCCCAGCCAGAAACAAAAAGGGTTCAG CTGCATCATGCAGACGACAGCTTCCTGGTCCTTACTACAGACGGTATTAACTTCATAGTGAACAGTCAGGAGATCTGCGACTTCATTAACCAGTGCCATGATCCTGCTGAAGCTGCCCATGTTGTTACTGAGCAG GCAATGCAATTCGGCACTGAAGACAACAGCACAGTTGTCATAGTGCCATTCGGAGCATGGGGAAAGTACAAAAACGGTGAGATCAACTTCTCCTTCAGCCGCAGTTTTGCTTCCAGTGGGAGGTGGGCATGA